From a single Methanofollis sp. W23 genomic region:
- a CDS encoding DegT/DnrJ/EryC1/StrS family aminotransferase encodes MSIPIARPLLGTEEADAVSAVLASGMVASGAQTEKFEEEFSGFCGVSHAVATSSGTTALHAALCAAGVGPGDEVIVPAFSFIATATAVSMCGATPVFADVEEATATIDPESAATLLTSRTKAVIGVHLYGQPCDAGAVNDFCADNRLVFIEDAAQAHGAEYHGKKAGSLGDLACFSFYATKNMTTGEGGMVTTRDDEYADHLRRIVNHGQSEKYLHSELGYNYRMTDIAAAIGRVQLGKLPEFNRRRQETATYYTRRLHLKGLLTPVVTPDRSHVWHQYVLRVTPACPATRDDLMARLRKKGIGTAVHYPIPINKQPLYQERGSSCPVAERLAASVFSIPVHPGVTDEERSYIAAAINEVA; translated from the coding sequence ATGAGCATCCCGATCGCACGTCCCCTCCTGGGGACCGAAGAAGCAGACGCCGTCTCCGCCGTCCTGGCATCAGGGATGGTGGCCTCGGGCGCGCAGACCGAGAAATTTGAAGAAGAGTTTTCCGGATTCTGCGGGGTCTCCCATGCGGTGGCGACGAGTTCAGGGACCACCGCCCTTCACGCCGCCCTCTGTGCTGCAGGAGTCGGGCCGGGCGACGAGGTGATCGTCCCGGCCTTCTCCTTCATCGCCACGGCGACGGCGGTCTCGATGTGCGGGGCGACCCCGGTCTTTGCCGACGTAGAAGAGGCGACGGCGACCATCGACCCTGAGTCTGCCGCAACGCTCCTCACGTCCAGGACAAAAGCGGTCATCGGGGTCCATCTCTATGGCCAGCCCTGCGACGCGGGGGCTGTCAACGACTTCTGTGCCGACAACCGTCTCGTCTTCATCGAGGACGCCGCCCAGGCGCATGGTGCGGAATATCACGGGAAGAAGGCCGGGTCGCTCGGCGACCTTGCCTGCTTCTCGTTCTATGCCACCAAGAACATGACCACCGGGGAAGGAGGGATGGTGACGACCAGGGACGACGAGTACGCCGACCACCTCAGGAGGATCGTCAACCATGGCCAGTCTGAGAAATATCTCCATAGCGAACTCGGCTACAACTACCGGATGACCGATATCGCCGCGGCGATCGGGCGGGTGCAACTCGGAAAACTTCCAGAATTCAACCGCCGGCGTCAGGAGACGGCCACCTATTATACACGCCGTCTCCACCTCAAGGGACTGCTGACCCCGGTCGTCACCCCTGACCGGAGCCATGTCTGGCACCAGTATGTGCTGCGGGTCACCCCGGCGTGTCCGGCGACGAGAGACGATCTGATGGCGAGACTCAGGAAAAAAGGGATCGGCACGGCCGTCCACTATCCCATCCCCATCAACAAACAGCCCCTCTATCAGGAACGGGGCTCCTCATGCCCGGTCGCCGAGCGCCTTGCCGCCTCGGTTTTCTCCATACCGGTCCATCCGGGCGTCACCGACGAAGAACGCTCATATATCGCTGCCGCGATCAACGAGGTGGCCTGA
- a CDS encoding acyltransferase, giving the protein MIEYGKNSVGEGARIFDPVTLGFPSRERMGEEDYPGTVIGKDAVLRSGTVIYCDVEIGDGFSTGHNVMIRERTKIGDQVAVGTSTVVEGECVIGSHVSLQSMVYIPTNTILGDHVFIGPNAVLTNDRYPPRGQPPLQGPVIRDHVSIGAGAVLLPGITVGEGALVAAGAVVTHDVPEYMMAIGSPARFVDLPEGMRD; this is encoded by the coding sequence ATGATTGAATACGGCAAAAATAGTGTAGGAGAGGGTGCACGCATCTTTGATCCCGTCACCCTCGGGTTCCCCTCACGAGAGCGGATGGGTGAGGAGGACTATCCCGGGACCGTCATCGGAAAAGACGCGGTCCTCAGGTCAGGGACGGTCATCTATTGTGACGTCGAGATCGGCGACGGGTTCTCGACCGGGCACAATGTGATGATCAGGGAGCGGACCAAGATCGGTGACCAGGTGGCCGTCGGGACGTCGACGGTGGTCGAGGGAGAATGTGTCATCGGGAGCCACGTCTCTCTCCAGAGCATGGTCTATATCCCGACCAACACCATCCTCGGCGACCATGTCTTTATCGGGCCAAATGCCGTTCTCACCAATGACCGCTACCCGCCGAGGGGGCAGCCCCCTCTCCAGGGCCCGGTGATCAGGGACCATGTCTCGATAGGGGCCGGCGCGGTGCTCCTCCCCGGGATCACAGTCGGCGAGGGTGCGCTCGTCGCCGCAGGGGCGGTCGTCACCCATGATGTCCCGGAATACATGATGGCCATTGGGTCGCCGGCACGCTTTGTCGACCTTCCTGAGGGGATGCGTGACTGA